In Streptomyces durocortorensis, a genomic segment contains:
- a CDS encoding 2'-5' RNA ligase family protein, with the protein MGTVTLGVSIAVPEPYGSLLQERRASFGDPAAFGIPTHVTLLPPTEAQAADLPAIEAHLDRIATAGRPFPMRLSGTGTFRPLSPVVFVQVVEGASACSWLQKRVRDASGPLVRELQFPYHPHVTVAHGIAEEAMDRAYEELAAYEASWTCGSFALYEQGQDAVWRKIRDFPFGAGGGTPAVPAQGGYVVDTPSAASLRP; encoded by the coding sequence GTGGGGACCGTAACGCTCGGCGTTTCGATCGCGGTCCCGGAGCCCTACGGCAGCCTGCTCCAGGAGCGCCGCGCGAGCTTCGGGGACCCTGCCGCCTTCGGCATTCCCACCCACGTCACCCTGCTCCCGCCGACCGAGGCACAGGCCGCGGACCTCCCGGCGATCGAGGCCCACCTCGACCGGATCGCCACGGCCGGCCGCCCGTTCCCGATGCGGCTCTCCGGCACCGGCACCTTCCGCCCGCTGTCGCCGGTCGTCTTCGTCCAGGTCGTCGAGGGCGCCTCGGCCTGCTCCTGGCTCCAGAAGCGGGTCCGGGACGCCTCCGGGCCACTGGTGCGCGAGCTCCAGTTCCCGTACCACCCGCATGTCACCGTCGCCCACGGCATCGCCGAGGAGGCGATGGACCGGGCCTACGAGGAGCTCGCCGCCTACGAGGCGTCCTGGACCTGCGGCTCCTTCGCGCTGTACGAGCAGGGCCAGGACGCCGTGTGGCGCAAGATCAGGGACTTCCCGTTCGGCGCCGGGGGCGGCACGCCCGCCGTCCCCGCCCAGGGCGGCTATGTGGTCGACACGCCGTCCGCCGCGTCCCTGCGCCCCTGA
- a CDS encoding decaprenylphospho-beta-D-erythro-pentofuranosid-2-ulose 2-reductase codes for MKDAFGAPQSLLVLGGTSEIALATARRLIALRTRRVWLAGRPSPALDAAAAELRGRGADVRTVGFDALDPASHEVVLGKVFAEGDIDVVLMAFGVLGDQARDEERPMAAVRVAQTNYTGAVSAGLVCAGALQAQGHGSLVVLSSVAGERARRADFIYGSSKAGLDAFAQGLGDALQGTGVHVMVVRPGFVRTRATAGRPEQPLATGPEEVARAIVTGLRRRSETVWVPGSLRVVMTALRHVPRPLFRRLPV; via the coding sequence GTGAAGGATGCCTTCGGTGCCCCGCAGTCCCTGCTCGTCCTCGGCGGCACCTCCGAGATCGCCCTGGCCACCGCCCGCCGCCTGATCGCCCTGCGGACCCGGCGGGTGTGGCTGGCCGGGCGCCCCTCCCCCGCACTGGACGCGGCCGCCGCCGAACTGCGCGGACGCGGGGCGGACGTCCGTACCGTCGGCTTCGACGCACTGGACCCCGCCTCGCACGAGGTGGTCCTCGGCAAGGTGTTCGCGGAGGGGGACATCGACGTGGTGCTGATGGCGTTCGGGGTCCTCGGCGACCAGGCGCGCGACGAGGAGCGGCCGATGGCGGCGGTCCGGGTCGCCCAGACCAACTACACGGGGGCGGTCTCCGCCGGACTGGTGTGCGCCGGCGCACTCCAGGCGCAGGGCCACGGTTCGCTGGTGGTGCTGTCGTCGGTGGCCGGAGAGCGTGCCCGGCGCGCGGACTTCATCTACGGGTCGAGCAAGGCGGGCCTGGACGCGTTCGCGCAGGGGCTGGGCGACGCGCTCCAGGGCACCGGGGTGCATGTGATGGTGGTCCGCCCCGGCTTCGTCCGGACGCGGGCCACGGCGGGGCGGCCCGAGCAGCCGCTCGCCACCGGCCCGGAGGAGGTGGCGCGGGCGATCGTCACGGGGCTGCGGAGGCGTTCGGAGACGGTCTGGGTGCCCGGGTCGCTCCGGGTGGTGATGACAGCGCTGCGGCACGTCCCGCGGCCGCTGTTCCGGCGGCTGCCGGTCTGA